From Streptomyces sp. SAI-135:
CGCGGAACGGGTCATGGTGGGAAGCGACTACCCGTACCCGCTCGGCGAGCGCCCGGTGGGCAACGTCGTCCGCACGGCCGGCTTCCTCGACGACCGCCGACGTGAGTTGGTGTTGTCCGGAAACGCGCGACGCTTCCTCGGCACCGCCGCCGTCGCGGCCGTATGAGAGGGCGTCGCCCCCGACACCGAGCGCCCGGCCCTTGAGACGAACCCGCACGGCGTCCTCGCCGGCCTGATCACCCCAGGCCTCACCTCGGCGAACTCCGCCACCCTGCCCGAGACGGCGACCACCCCCATCGCCCAGGCCACCCCCCCCGGACGACAGTCGACCTCCGCCGCCCACACCGCGGCCACCGTCGTCTCTCCCGCCCCCGAAACGGCACCGGCCGTCCCCGGACGGCTCTCGGCCGTCAACGGCGTTCTCCGAACCCGCCCGCGGGCGGTCCCCGCCCTGGCACACACCCATCCGCGACTGCCGCGACGTCATCAAGCGTTCCCAGACGTCCCGGTGGCCGCCGTCCTCACCCAGAGGTGACGAGATGAGCTCCATCACCCGGCACGAACTCGCAGCCCCACCTCAGTCGATCCGCAAGGTCGCCATCGCCAGCCTGGCCGGCACCGCACTCGAGTGGTACGACTTCTTCCTCTACGGCACCGCCTCCGCCCTGGTGTTCGGTCCCCTCTTCTTCCCCGGGACCAGCTCCCTCGCCGGCACGCTGGCCTCGTTCGGCACCTTCGCCGTCGGCTTCGCGGCCCGGCCCCTCGGCGGAATCGTCTTCGGTCACTTCGGGGACCGGCTCGGCCGCAAACCGATGCTGGTGATCACCCTGCTGGTCATGGGAGTCGCCACCTTCCTCATCGGAGCCCTGCCCACCTATGCGCAGATCGGGGTATGGGCACCGATCCTCCTCGTCCTGCTGCGGGTGCTCCAGGGCATCGCGGTCGGCGGCGAGTGGGGCGGAGGCGTCCTCATGATCACCGAGCGCGCTCCTGAAGGACGGCGCGGCTTCTACTCGGCGTGGAGCCAGGTCGGCATCAACCTCGGCTTCATCACGTCCGCCGGAGTCTTCGCCGCGGTCCAGACGATGTCCGACGAGGCGTTCCTGTCCTGGGGCTGGCGCATTCCCTTCCTCCTGGGAGCCATCCCGGCACTCGTCGGGCTCGTCATCCGCCTCAAGATCGAAGAGACGCCGGAATTCCAGACCGTCGAGCACGAGGGCGACAAGCAGCGCCTGCCCATCCTGCACGCCCTGCGCACCCACCCGCGCTCGATCCTCATCGCGGCAGGCGCCCGGATGGCGGAGAACGGCGGCTCCTACGTCTTCCTCGTCTTCAGTCTCGCCTACGGCAAGCACATCGGGGTCGACAGCGGCCTCCTGCTCACCGGCATCATCATCGCGAACGTCGTGGAAGGAGCCTCCATGGTCGGATTCGGCGCCCTCTCCGACCGCATCGGCCGCCGTCCCG
This genomic window contains:
- a CDS encoding MFS transporter gives rise to the protein MSSITRHELAAPPQSIRKVAIASLAGTALEWYDFFLYGTASALVFGPLFFPGTSSLAGTLASFGTFAVGFAARPLGGIVFGHFGDRLGRKPMLVITLLVMGVATFLIGALPTYAQIGVWAPILLVLLRVLQGIAVGGEWGGGVLMITERAPEGRRGFYSAWSQVGINLGFITSAGVFAAVQTMSDEAFLSWGWRIPFLLGAIPALVGLVIRLKIEETPEFQTVEHEGDKQRLPILHALRTHPRSILIAAGARMAENGGSYVFLVFSLAYGKHIGVDSGLLLTGIIIANVVEGASMVGFGALSDRIGRRPVYMAGAATLVVFAFPFFWLVDTGTPALVWLAFVIALGIGHGAMIGTQPSFFTELFGKSSRYSAISLGHELASVFAGGLSPLIATALLAATNSSWPISLYLVGLGCVTLVAVYFARETVQRDATATQAPRLQPADMHD